The Solibacillus sp. FSL W7-1464 genome contains a region encoding:
- a CDS encoding nicotinate phosphoribosyltransferase, translating into MNEKYVDDSFALHTDLYQINMAESYWADGMHNRKAVFELYFRQLPFGNGYAIFAGLERMLNYLKDFRFSETDIAYLRDELQYKEDFIEYLKTIRFTGSMYSMEEGELVFANEPIVRIEAPLVEAQLIETALLNIVNYQTLIATKASRIKQVVQKEIAMEFGTRRAQEMDAAVWGARAAVIGGFESTSNVRAGKLFNIPVSGTHAHALVQAYKNDYDAFHSYAKRHKDCVFLVDTYNTLKSGVPTAIQVAKELGDKINFIGIRLDSGDIAFLSKESRRMLDEAGFPDAKIIVSNDLDEYTILNLKAQGARVDMWGIGTKLITAYDQPALGAVYKMVSIENDHGEMEDTIKISANAEKVTTPGLKRVYRIINKKSGKSEGDYIAMADENPAAEERIKMFHPVHTFISKFVTNFEAKELHRKVIDSGEIVYKNPALMEIRQYAFDNLELLWDEYKRSLNPEEYPVDLSQKCWDNKMRNIQEVRDMVTELEER; encoded by the coding sequence ATGAATGAAAAGTATGTAGATGATAGTTTTGCTTTGCATACCGATTTATATCAAATTAATATGGCGGAAAGCTATTGGGCAGACGGAATGCATAATCGGAAAGCTGTATTTGAGTTGTATTTCAGACAATTGCCATTCGGGAACGGCTATGCAATTTTTGCCGGATTGGAGCGCATGCTGAATTATTTGAAAGATTTTCGATTCAGTGAAACCGATATCGCATATTTACGAGATGAACTCCAATATAAAGAAGATTTTATCGAGTACTTAAAAACGATTCGTTTTACAGGTTCCATGTATTCGATGGAAGAAGGCGAACTTGTTTTCGCGAATGAGCCAATTGTGCGGATTGAAGCGCCGCTAGTGGAAGCGCAGCTCATTGAAACAGCTCTATTGAACATTGTAAACTACCAAACGCTGATTGCGACAAAAGCGAGCCGTATTAAGCAAGTTGTCCAAAAGGAAATCGCGATGGAATTCGGTACACGCCGTGCGCAAGAGATGGACGCTGCTGTATGGGGAGCTCGTGCTGCAGTAATCGGCGGTTTTGAATCCACTTCAAATGTACGGGCAGGGAAACTGTTTAATATCCCTGTATCAGGTACACATGCACATGCATTGGTTCAAGCGTATAAAAATGATTATGATGCATTCCATTCGTATGCGAAGCGCCATAAAGACTGCGTGTTTTTAGTTGATACGTACAATACGTTAAAATCAGGAGTTCCGACGGCGATCCAAGTAGCAAAAGAACTTGGCGATAAAATTAATTTTATCGGAATTCGTCTAGACAGCGGAGATATTGCCTTTCTTTCCAAAGAGTCGCGCCGGATGCTGGATGAAGCAGGATTTCCGGATGCGAAAATTATTGTTTCCAATGACTTGGATGAATATACGATCTTAAACTTAAAAGCGCAAGGTGCCCGAGTGGATATGTGGGGTATTGGTACAAAACTCATTACTGCATATGACCAGCCTGCTTTGGGTGCTGTTTATAAAATGGTATCCATCGAAAATGATCACGGTGAAATGGAAGATACGATTAAAATTTCAGCCAATGCTGAAAAGGTAACGACACCTGGTTTGAAAAGAGTTTACCGGATTATTAATAAGAAAAGCGGGAAATCAGAAGGGGACTATATCGCAATGGCTGATGAAAATCCTGCTGCTGAGGAAAGAATCAAAATGTTCCATCCGGTGCATACGTTTATCTCGAAATTCGTAACGAACTTTGAGGCGAAGGAATTGCACCGGAAAGTGATTGACAGCGGTGAGATTGTTTATAAAAATCCAGCGTTAATGGAGATTCGCCAGTATGCGTTCGATAACTTGGAATTGCTTTGGGATGAATATAAACGTTCGTTAAATCCTGAGGAATATCCGGTTGATTTAAGCCAGAAGTGCTGGGATAACAAAATGCGCAATATCCAGGAAGTGCGCGATATGGTAACAGAACTCGAAGAACGATAA
- a CDS encoding P-II family nitrogen regulator translates to MKKIEAIIRPEVFAQVREGLALEGIDGLSISEIAGAGRQEGKIGLFRGNSFSMEFSQKLKLEMVVDNAKVQPIIDVLLREASTGEVGDGKIFIYPVEQAIRIRTKELGSIAID, encoded by the coding sequence ATGAAAAAAATTGAGGCGATTATTCGACCTGAGGTGTTTGCACAAGTTCGAGAAGGTTTGGCTCTTGAAGGAATTGATGGTTTAAGTATTTCCGAGATTGCCGGAGCTGGACGACAAGAAGGGAAAATCGGATTATTTCGCGGAAACTCTTTCTCAATGGAATTTTCGCAAAAGCTCAAGCTCGAAATGGTTGTTGACAATGCAAAAGTTCAACCGATTATTGATGTATTATTGCGTGAAGCTTCTACAGGTGAAGTTGGTGACGGTAAGATCTTTATTTACCCTGTAGAGCAGGCGATTCGTATACGTACAAAAGAGCTCGGCTCAATTGCAATTGACTAA